A section of the Acidobacteriota bacterium genome encodes:
- a CDS encoding aminotransferase class I/II-fold pyridoxal phosphate-dependent enzyme, protein MGIRDFQLERFFAAHEFTARCLLSPSDCESMSLEELLALADADSLEQWRQLQLGYTQTAGHPILRAEIARLYPGASSDDILVCAPEEGIFIAMHVLLQPGDRVVVTAPCYQSLAELPTMLGCAVDRWAVRTEGNRWTLDPDDLVAALTPQTRLVIVNFPHNPTGYTPSADVIARLVELTGSRGLYVFSDEMYRFLEHRPECRSNSLLGAHERVVALGGLSKAFGLPGLRVGWLATRDRRLLDRCAAFKDYTTICSAAPAEVLAIMALRRKNEIIAANRRIIGVNLEACRTFCQEQASRVDWLEPDGGSTAFPRLRPPLQVDEFCERLLRRRSVLAVPGRLFDWPGGYFRVGLGRRNLPEVLSIVAQELEPGSSA, encoded by the coding sequence TTTTTCGCCGCTCACGAATTTACAGCGCGCTGTTTGCTCAGCCCGTCAGACTGCGAGAGCATGTCGCTGGAGGAGCTGCTGGCGCTTGCGGATGCGGACAGCCTAGAGCAATGGCGGCAGTTGCAACTCGGTTACACCCAGACAGCCGGCCACCCCATCCTTCGCGCGGAGATCGCCCGGTTGTACCCGGGGGCGAGTTCCGACGACATTCTGGTGTGCGCGCCGGAGGAAGGCATTTTCATTGCGATGCATGTCCTGCTCCAGCCCGGAGACCGGGTGGTGGTGACGGCCCCGTGTTATCAATCGCTGGCCGAGCTGCCAACGATGCTGGGCTGTGCCGTGGACCGGTGGGCGGTCCGTACCGAGGGGAACCGTTGGACCTTGGACCCGGACGATCTGGTGGCGGCGTTGACGCCCCAAACCCGACTGGTGATCGTCAATTTTCCTCACAATCCCACGGGTTACACTCCGAGCGCCGATGTGATCGCCCGCCTGGTGGAGCTGACCGGATCACGGGGCCTCTACGTATTTTCCGACGAGATGTACCGGTTCCTGGAGCACCGCCCGGAGTGCCGATCGAATTCCCTGCTTGGCGCCCACGAGCGGGTGGTTGCCCTGGGCGGGCTCTCCAAAGCGTTCGGCCTGCCGGGTCTGCGCGTCGGTTGGCTGGCTACCCGTGACCGCCGATTGCTGGACCGCTGCGCCGCATTCAAGGACTACACCACCATCTGCAGCGCGGCGCCGGCGGAGGTCCTGGCGATTATGGCCCTGCGCCGCAAAAACGAGATCATTGCAGCGAACCGGCGCATCATCGGCGTGAATCTCGAAGCCTGCCGGACTTTCTGTCAGGAGCAGGCCTCTCGGGTGGACTGGCTGGAACCAGACGGCGGCTCCACGGCGTTCCCCCGCCTGCGGCCGCCGTTGCAAGTGGATGAATTCTGCGAACGCCTGCTCCGTCGTCGGAGCGTGCTGGCCGTCCCCGGCCGGCTATTCGACTGGCCGGGCGGGTATTTCCGGGTGGGTTTGGGCCGCCGCAATTTACCGGAGGTCCTATCTATTGTCGCGCAAGAGCTCGAGCCAGGTTCATCGGCTTGA